The genomic interval CACAGGGATATATTCGTGTAATAGATATCTACATACACatgtatacgtatatgtatatgtatatgtatatgtataagtatatgtacatgtacatgtacgtgtacgtgtacatGCACGGGGAAAAAGTAAATATAGCAAACAACGGCAACGGACGATTACCTGCATAACTGATGTAGCTGCGGTTCACGAAACAAGTTGTAACAATCCTCGCAAATACGATCCAACCGGGCGAAAATGCTCTTGTCGTATATACCCTTGCATTGAATGTCGATGAAGGATCGTTTACCCAAAGGATGCCCGTTCAAGATTCCAGCGTCCGTTAAACCGATGCACGACGTAACGAGGAGTAACGTCATCGACCAAGCCAGAACAGAAACGAGTCTCGGGCAAGGCACCGGTAGCGGTATcgtggacgacgacgacgaaggcggcggcggcggcggcggcggcgaggataacgccgacgacgacgtcaAGATCGACGATTCGTTCGATAGCAAAGCTAGGCTCGAACAGGATGTTTGCTGCACATTCCAGACAAACGGTGACAGTTTTGACGTTGACCACGTCGACGATGTCGGTAGAGCGATAGACGACGTCGGGTTGGTAGCGGATGCGATTGATCTTGGCGTTGGCGTTAACGTCGGCGTCGACGCGGATGtcaacgtcgacgtcgacgtcgacgctgGCGATAGTAGCACGTTCGTGGCAGATGACCGAGCCGGTGAGACACGCGGCAAAGATTGCAACGAAGGAGACGACGATGGCGATCGAAGCCTCTGTTGTCGATGCATAGTCTACAAAAATACAAAGAAAACCACTATACATACCAAAAACAATACAATCTACATATATACGTATGTTACGCGATCGTCGATAGTTAACGAACAATTTGAGGGAATCGGGACGCTTAAGAGAATTTCTTGGGAAATTGCGAAGAATCGGGTGGACATCGGTGGTGATCATTCGACACCCGATTCCGAGCCAACGTTTCCAATGCAGTGTTTGCCAATGATGGAAACAACGCGTCGAAGCTAGAAGATGAATTAGGATTCGATCCAGAGATCGAATTCAAAACAAAATCTGAGAGCGCGCACGCAGCATTTCACGGGATTAGTACTCGTGCATTTGCGTTCAAGTACTATTACGCATAATATTTCTGCTCCATTTGGTAAATGAGAGAATAAGCCACTCCTCTGACTACAGTTCCAGTAACAATCGCTTCGCAGTGTCACGTCGTTATATCTACAAGGAAGAATGCCAAAAGtgataataacaacaacaacgacgacgacgactgcggcgacgacgacgacgacgacgacgatcacGTTTAAAATATCCGAAAAAAATCAAAGTTCGCCGATGACGTTTCGACGGCGACGTTGTTACCGTCGATACCGTTCGAACTGAAAACGCAGGAGGATCTTGCGTATCCGAAGCAATGCGAAAGGTAAAAGTAAAGATGTAAAGCACTCCTAACCAGTTCCGCGGCAGTCGCTGTGAATGGACCACACGCAAGTAGGCCCCACCTGTAAACGTCCTGAACCGACAGCTTCATTAAGCTGAGCTGAATCGCGGAGCGGTGCGGCACGGCAGGACGCGGTACAGTAGAGCGCAACACGCCACAGGCCACAGAATAACGTGGTATAGCATAACAtaacacggcgtggcacgacACTGTACAAAACAGCACAACACCGAGACAGCATAGCACGGTGCGGTACAGCGTGGCACAGCACGACAGGGCACGTCGCGGCACGGCAAGGCACGGCaaggcacggcacggcacggcacgacacgacacgacgcgACATAGGTTTACAATAGCGCTACACAGTTCTGCACAGCACAGGACAGcacaacgcaacgcaacgcaacgcaacgcaacgcaacgcaacacAGCGCAGCG from Halictus rubicundus isolate RS-2024b chromosome 2, iyHalRubi1_principal, whole genome shotgun sequence carries:
- the Itp gene encoding ion transport peptide isoform X4, producing the protein MSLVYSPNRLVSTKANDARNVQVHTMHRQQRLRSPSSSPSLQSLPRVSPARSSATNVLLSPASTSTSTLTSASTPTLTPTPRSIASATNPTSSIALPTSSTWSTSKLSPFVWNVQQTSCSSLALLSNESSILTSSSALSSPPPPPPPPSSSSSTIPLPVPCPRLVSVLAWSMTLLLVTSCIGLTDAGILNGHPLGKRSFIDIQCKGIYDKSIFARLDRICEDCYNLFREPQLHQLCRKNCFTSDYFKGCLDVLLLQDEVEKIQTWIKQLHGAEPGV
- the Itp gene encoding ion transport peptide isoform X2, whose amino-acid sequence is MAPCEKGKGDSKQEEREREMGGGGGKGAAITRRFSGQLEGVAQKGVLPEREGRAHGTPAERCILDAERRDARIRRILFVVSLLPFKEENHIKTMHRQQRLRSPSSSPSLQSLPRVSPARSSATNVLLSPASTSTSTLTSASTPTLTPTPRSIASATNPTSSIALPTSSTWSTSKLSPFVWNVQQTSCSSLALLSNESSILTSSSALSSPPPPPPPPSSSSSTIPLPVPCPRLVSVLAWSMTLLLVTSCIGLTDAGILNGHPLGKRSFIDIQCKGIYDKSIFARLDRICEDCYNLFREPQLHQLCRKNCFTSDYFKGCLDVLLLQDEVEKIQTWIKQLHGAEPGV
- the Itp gene encoding ion transport peptide isoform X7, which gives rise to MHRQQRLRSPSSSPSLQSLPRVSPARSSATNVLLSPASTSTSTLTSASTPTLTPTPRSIASATNPTSSIALPTSSTWSTSKLSPFVWNVQQTSCSSLALLSNESSILTSSSALSSPPPPPPPPSSSSSTIPLPVPCPRLVSVLAWSMTLLLVTSCIGLTDAGILNGHPLGKRSFIDIQCKGIYDKSIFARLDRICEDCYNLFREPQLHQLCRKNCFTSDYFKGCLDVLLLQDEVEKIQTWIKQLHGAEPGV
- the Itp gene encoding ion transport peptide isoform X1; amino-acid sequence: MSRRVVSCRAVPCLAVPCRAATCPVVLCHAVPHRAMLSRCCAVLYSVVPRRVMLCYTTLFCGLWRVALYCTASCRAAPLRDSAQLNEAVGSGRLQTMHRQQRLRSPSSSPSLQSLPRVSPARSSATNVLLSPASTSTSTLTSASTPTLTPTPRSIASATNPTSSIALPTSSTWSTSKLSPFVWNVQQTSCSSLALLSNESSILTSSSALSSPPPPPPPPSSSSSTIPLPVPCPRLVSVLAWSMTLLLVTSCIGLTDAGILNGHPLGKRSFIDIQCKGIYDKSIFARLDRICEDCYNLFREPQLHQLCRKNCFTSDYFKGCLDVLLLQDEVEKIQTWIKQLHGAEPGV
- the Itp gene encoding ion transport peptide isoform X3, coding for MKLSVQDVYRWGLLACGPFTATAAELTMHRQQRLRSPSSSPSLQSLPRVSPARSSATNVLLSPASTSTSTLTSASTPTLTPTPRSIASATNPTSSIALPTSSTWSTSKLSPFVWNVQQTSCSSLALLSNESSILTSSSALSSPPPPPPPPSSSSSTIPLPVPCPRLVSVLAWSMTLLLVTSCIGLTDAGILNGHPLGKRSFIDIQCKGIYDKSIFARLDRICEDCYNLFREPQLHQLCRKNCFTSDYFKGCLDVLLLQDEVEKIQTWIKQLHGAEPGV
- the Itp gene encoding ion transport peptide isoform X6, giving the protein MYNTMHRQQRLRSPSSSPSLQSLPRVSPARSSATNVLLSPASTSTSTLTSASTPTLTPTPRSIASATNPTSSIALPTSSTWSTSKLSPFVWNVQQTSCSSLALLSNESSILTSSSALSSPPPPPPPPSSSSSTIPLPVPCPRLVSVLAWSMTLLLVTSCIGLTDAGILNGHPLGKRSFIDIQCKGIYDKSIFARLDRICEDCYNLFREPQLHQLCRKNCFTSDYFKGCLDVLLLQDEVEKIQTWIKQLHGAEPGV
- the Itp gene encoding ion transport peptide isoform X5 — encoded protein: MGDNDRRRVTRSRVNFAIRYTMHRQQRLRSPSSSPSLQSLPRVSPARSSATNVLLSPASTSTSTLTSASTPTLTPTPRSIASATNPTSSIALPTSSTWSTSKLSPFVWNVQQTSCSSLALLSNESSILTSSSALSSPPPPPPPPSSSSSTIPLPVPCPRLVSVLAWSMTLLLVTSCIGLTDAGILNGHPLGKRSFIDIQCKGIYDKSIFARLDRICEDCYNLFREPQLHQLCRKNCFTSDYFKGCLDVLLLQDEVEKIQTWIKQLHGAEPGV